A part of Bacillus thuringiensis genomic DNA contains:
- a CDS encoding restriction endonuclease-like protein: MVSPLSGSNNEIELVKIETEELSLTIKGNPYHEKYESLKEYHAMNADEMMYFHVDGKAESVSVFDARLQRLEEWNEHPPIFFENRSYQLVVVPKNNRQLSFYHEHPGFRKQVSSIQMGSLHVLMGNLSFPNEVGNTTFEIKDDQATLLTVTFEVFPAKLDYKDDYRALLDEVNDEIYNLAFHLLKRTYLGASAIYATNPSKSEFYRILNDSFERFMKSISHIKRQPHHTLMTRHQLVRGEKIRKLDSVGMNYLRKRPHLLQGENSIPTKGITAYKEVSYDTLENRFVKWMIQRIVHKIDDLLKALESKSRYTRGVTDEDLLERVKNMKYRMKNELNDPFWRGIGKLDRSVFSLVIQMAAGYRDAYQIFLMLSRGLTLRGQIFKMSVKDVARLYEYWTYLKLGQILSKKYIPLHQDVIQVKQDGLYVTLDESKTAKRTFKHPVTDEVIELYFQKRNGRLPTVTQKPDTMLAIEKKGKNYQYQYIFDAKYRIDFAEKAHYKRKYGTPGPMEEDINTMHRYRDALVVEQEGPFERTAYGAYVLFPWNQEEEYENHPFYKSIEKVNIGGFPFLPNVTRLVEQFLDHLIEKSPEEIIREGILPRGTKEEWHSSLEEKVLVGSVKTENHYETYRKNGLYQLPAIQLKSGWQEAKYIALYAPKKWHGEKGGIQYVAKIKHIQMPQNDEYVHFELEPWKKLDHLIRPVGYGIQTYTITTMSLLKEVQELPELFMKSKEERTLWKTLRRFTKQVKVELDHNNLDEASSIKSYYVQDVQIWVDYENGVVMVGRDGRVKEVPLEFVVGRGSVLFREVLEVLNVGE; the protein is encoded by the coding sequence ATGGTTTCACCTCTTTCTGGATCTAATAATGAGATAGAGCTAGTTAAGATTGAAACAGAGGAGCTATCATTGACGATTAAGGGAAATCCTTATCATGAAAAATACGAGAGTTTAAAAGAATATCACGCTATGAACGCCGATGAGATGATGTATTTTCATGTAGATGGGAAGGCAGAATCTGTTTCTGTATTTGATGCGAGATTGCAGAGGTTAGAAGAATGGAACGAACACCCGCCAATCTTTTTTGAAAATAGAAGTTATCAGCTTGTTGTTGTTCCGAAAAATAACAGGCAGCTCTCTTTTTATCATGAACATCCGGGTTTTCGAAAGCAAGTTAGTTCTATTCAAATGGGGTCACTTCATGTGTTGATGGGGAATCTTTCGTTTCCAAATGAAGTAGGAAATACAACGTTTGAAATTAAAGATGATCAAGCTACTTTATTAACTGTTACATTTGAAGTTTTCCCGGCAAAACTTGATTATAAGGATGATTACAGAGCCTTATTAGATGAAGTAAATGATGAAATTTATAATTTAGCGTTTCATTTATTGAAAAGAACTTACTTAGGAGCGTCTGCAATTTACGCTACAAATCCATCGAAGAGTGAATTTTATCGTATTTTAAATGATTCCTTTGAGCGATTTATGAAGTCGATCTCTCATATTAAAAGACAACCGCATCATACGCTTATGACTAGGCATCAACTTGTACGAGGAGAAAAAATTCGTAAATTGGATTCTGTCGGAATGAACTATTTGCGAAAGCGACCACACTTGCTGCAAGGAGAAAACAGTATACCGACTAAAGGGATTACAGCTTATAAGGAAGTGTCTTATGATACGCTGGAAAATCGATTTGTTAAATGGATGATTCAAAGAATCGTACATAAAATAGATGATCTACTTAAGGCGCTAGAGTCAAAATCTAGATATACACGTGGTGTAACGGATGAAGATTTGCTAGAGCGTGTAAAAAATATGAAGTATCGAATGAAAAATGAATTGAACGATCCATTTTGGAGAGGAATCGGAAAATTAGATCGATCAGTTTTTTCACTCGTTATCCAAATGGCAGCAGGCTATAGAGATGCGTATCAAATCTTCTTAATGCTATCGCGAGGCTTAACATTACGAGGACAAATTTTCAAAATGTCAGTAAAAGATGTGGCTAGATTATACGAATACTGGACGTATTTAAAACTCGGACAAATTCTATCTAAAAAATATATACCGCTCCATCAAGACGTTATTCAAGTTAAACAAGATGGTTTATACGTAACGCTTGATGAAAGTAAAACTGCAAAAAGAACGTTCAAGCATCCAGTCACTGATGAAGTAATAGAACTTTATTTCCAGAAAAGAAACGGTAGACTACCAACAGTTACACAAAAACCAGATACGATGCTCGCTATTGAGAAAAAGGGAAAGAACTATCAATATCAATACATTTTTGATGCAAAATACCGAATTGATTTTGCTGAAAAAGCTCATTACAAAAGGAAGTATGGCACTCCTGGTCCAATGGAAGAAGACATTAATACAATGCATCGTTACAGAGACGCACTAGTAGTAGAACAAGAAGGACCATTTGAGCGAACAGCTTACGGAGCGTACGTACTATTCCCGTGGAACCAAGAGGAAGAATACGAGAACCATCCATTTTATAAAAGTATCGAAAAAGTAAATATCGGTGGCTTTCCATTCTTACCAAACGTAACAAGACTAGTCGAACAATTTCTAGATCATCTCATTGAAAAAAGCCCAGAAGAAATTATAAGAGAAGGTATCCTTCCAAGAGGAACAAAAGAAGAATGGCACTCTTCACTAGAAGAAAAAGTATTAGTGGGCAGCGTGAAAACTGAAAATCACTATGAAACGTATAGAAAGAATGGCTTATATCAGTTACCAGCCATACAGCTAAAATCAGGATGGCAAGAAGCAAAGTACATAGCATTATATGCACCGAAAAAATGGCACGGAGAAAAAGGTGGCATTCAATACGTAGCCAAAATCAAACACATTCAAATGCCACAAAACGATGAGTATGTACATTTCGAACTAGAGCCATGGAAAAAACTAGACCACCTCATTCGTCCAGTAGGATATGGTATTCAAACATACACCATAACAACTATGTCGTTATTAAAAGAAGTACAAGAACTCCCAGAACTCTTCATGAAGTCAAAAGAAGAACGAACTCTTTGGAAAACACTGCGTCGTTTTACGAAACAAGTTAAGGTGGAACTGGATCATAACAACTTAGATGAGGCATCTTCTATTAAGAGTTATTATGTGCAGGATGTTCAGATTTGGGTTGATTATGAGAATGGGGTTGTTATGGTTGGGAGAGATGGGCGTGTTAAGGAAGTTCCTTTGGAGTTCGTTGTTGGTAGGGGATCGGTGTTGTTTAGGGAAGTTTTAGAAGTATTGAATGTTGGGGAATAG
- a CDS encoding nucleoside triphosphate pyrophosphohydrolase: MPTYNKLIRNKIPQIIKANGKTPTTRILPEEEYIKEICKKTEEELTEYLEADTKEHKLEELSDLLELINALAEYEGTTLEEIDKIRKKKAAERGGFQNRIFLKDVK; the protein is encoded by the coding sequence ATGCCAACCTACAACAAACTAATCAGAAACAAAATTCCACAAATAATAAAAGCCAACGGAAAAACACCCACAACAAGAATCCTACCTGAAGAAGAATACATAAAAGAAATCTGCAAAAAAACAGAAGAAGAATTAACCGAATATCTAGAAGCAGACACAAAAGAACATAAACTAGAAGAATTATCCGACCTCCTGGAACTAATAAACGCCCTAGCCGAATACGAAGGCACAACACTAGAAGAAATAGATAAAATACGTAAAAAGAAAGCAGCCGAGCGGGGTGGCTTCCAAAATAGAATCTTCTTAAAAGATGTTAAGTGA
- a CDS encoding S-layer homology domain-containing protein, with translation MNKNYKKLAGVAATAVMAVTMVTGGVQAQTVDIVQVSEVANAQGIKLYNVPITFDKTEYTMKKGTTGVVNNLLDLLGVKAQVQTPEGLRSLEYYVDYEFSSVDVDKVGDYRVTFVLDRKDDDGKARFVGKGEAVIHVVDNRVPAFTFKNGEMVAHVGDTFNPSNYVIATDVEDGDITSRVKVFDSKTGKLLGDLNQEGTYKVQFTVKDSDGNLTVEERTLKVLPKKEDGKQSVFKDVPKNHWSEDAINDLEKKGLVNGYGDGRFGFGDNVTRGQVASLISRYLNLGDVQGSSMFTDTKGDMFEKDIEKVGRMGIMVGDGTGEFRPKDTLTRYEMAAVMKKAFNLETQSNENYVDVPKDHWAYDYTRILYGNKISIGVGNGKFAGDAVVKREQYVQFLYNQMIRKA, from the coding sequence ATGAATAAAAATTATAAGAAGTTAGCTGGAGTTGCGGCAACTGCTGTAATGGCAGTTACGATGGTAACAGGCGGAGTACAGGCACAAACAGTAGATATTGTGCAGGTAAGTGAGGTTGCAAATGCACAAGGGATTAAGCTGTATAACGTACCTATTACTTTTGATAAGACAGAATATACAATGAAAAAGGGTACAACTGGTGTTGTAAATAATTTATTAGATTTACTTGGTGTGAAGGCACAGGTACAGACTCCAGAGGGGCTTCGAAGTCTAGAATATTATGTAGATTATGAGTTTAGTTCTGTGGATGTAGATAAAGTAGGGGACTACCGTGTTACGTTTGTCTTGGATAGAAAAGATGATGATGGGAAAGCAAGGTTTGTAGGTAAGGGAGAGGCTGTTATCCATGTTGTAGATAATAGAGTTCCTGCTTTTACGTTTAAGAATGGAGAGATGGTTGCACATGTAGGTGATACGTTCAATCCTTCCAATTACGTTATAGCTACAGATGTTGAAGATGGAGATATTACGAGTCGGGTTAAGGTATTTGACTCTAAAACGGGTAAGTTACTGGGGGATTTAAATCAAGAAGGGACATACAAAGTACAATTTACGGTTAAAGACAGTGATGGAAATCTGACTGTGGAAGAGAGAACGTTAAAGGTGCTACCGAAGAAGGAAGATGGAAAACAATCCGTATTTAAAGATGTCCCGAAAAATCATTGGTCTGAAGACGCAATTAACGATTTAGAAAAAAAAGGTTTGGTTAACGGATATGGTGATGGAAGATTTGGATTTGGAGACAATGTAACGCGAGGTCAAGTGGCTTCATTAATTAGTCGTTATCTGAATTTAGGGGACGTACAGGGTAGTTCAATGTTTACAGATACAAAAGGTGATATGTTCGAGAAGGATATTGAAAAAGTAGGTCGTATGGGAATCATGGTAGGTGACGGTACTGGGGAATTTAGACCGAAAGATACTTTAACACGTTATGAAATGGCAGCTGTAATGAAGAAGGCGTTTAACTTAGAGACACAAAGTAATGAAAACTATGTAGATGTACCAAAAGATCATTGGGCATATGACTACACACGCATTTTATATGGAAACAAAATTTCGATAGGTGTAGGTAATGGTAAGTTCGCAGGAGATGCAGTTGTAAAACGTGAACAGTATGTACAATTCCTATATAACCAAATGATAAGAAAAGCTTAA